A genomic region of Arachis stenosperma cultivar V10309 chromosome 9, arast.V10309.gnm1.PFL2, whole genome shotgun sequence contains the following coding sequences:
- the LOC130949646 gene encoding uncharacterized protein LOC130949646 codes for MAVDDDTDDEEGARDDIEGLLNDAFGDVSHAEGVTVGQNEEAKKFYNLIDGASQELYPGCKKFSTLSFTIRLYLLKCLHGWSNASFTSLLELLKEAMPDINIPSSFHKTKSMIRDLGLDYKKIYACPNDCLLDNSENQPDKKGRPIPAKTLRYFPIIPRLQRLFMCSKTAASLRWHDEERVKDGTLKHPADGLAWKNLDEIDEEFAKESRNIRLGLSSDGFNPFRSMNISWSTWPVMLMVYNLPPWMCMKPEYCMLSLLIPGPQSTGKDIDVYLQPLIEDLKLLWEKGVETYDASKNETFQMRAALLWTINDFPAYAMLSGWSTKGKLACPCCNKNTSSLQLEHSRKTVYMDHRVFLPMDHPWRTNTRSFNGKQELRPPPPVIEGPEIFEMLQNAENVFGKKQSTSNSFPWNWKKRSIFFELPYWHKNPLRHNLDVMHIEKNILDSVIGTLLDIPGKTKDHLNARYDLKDLGIWKNLQPKEVNNGKRTKLAKACFSMTATEKSVFCGVLKTTKLPDGSVSNISRCVHI; via the exons ATGGCGGTTGACGATGACACGGATGATGAAGAAGGTGCACGCGATGACATCGAAGGACTGCTTAATGATGCATTTGGAGATGTATCTCATGCTGAGGGTGTTACTGTAGGTCAAAATGAAGAGGCTAAAAAGTTTTACAATTTAATAGATGGGGCAAGTCAAGAGTTATACCCGGGTTGCAAGAAATTTTCTACATTATCTTTTACCATCCGTCTGTACTTGTTAAAGTGTTTGCACGGTTGGAGCAATGCCTCCTTCACTTCACTTCTTGAGCTATTGAAAGAGGCAATGCCTGACATTAACATACCTTCATCTTTCCATAAGACAAAGTCTATGATAAGAGATTTAGGTCtggattataaaaaaatttatgctTGTCCTAATGATTGCCTCCT TGATAATAGCGAGAACCAACCTGACAAGAAAGGTCGTCCTATTCCTGCAAAGACTCTGAGATACTTTCCTATAATTCCAAGACTTCAGAGATTATTTATGTGCTCAAAGACGGCAGCTAGTCTGAGGTGGCATGATGAGGAGCGCGTAAAAGATGGGACGTTAAAGCATCCTGCTGATGGCTTGGCATGGAAGAATCTTGATGAAATCGATGAAGAATTTGCAAAAGAATCTCGCAATATTAGACTAGGCTTGTCAAGTGATGGGTTCAACCCATTTCGTAGCATGAACATTTCATGGAGCACGTGGCCCGTGATGCTGATGGTATACAACTTGCCTCCGTGGATGTGCATGAAACCCGAATATTGTATGCTTTCTTTGCTTATTCCTGGGCCACAATCAACTGGTAAAGACATTGATGTGTATCTACAACCATTGATAGAAGACTTGAAGTTGTTGTGGGAAAAAGGAGTCGAAACCTATGATGCGTCAAAGAATGAGACCTTTCAAATGCGGGCAGCTCTTTTGTGGACAATCAACGATTTTCCTGCTTATGCTATGTTGTCTGGGTGGAGTACAAAGGGAAAGTTGGCTTGCCCTTGTTGCAACAAAAATACCAGTAGCTTACAACTAGAACACAGTCGGAAGACAGTTTATATGGACCATCGTGTCTTTTTACCCATGGATCATCCATGGAGAACCAATACAAGGTCTTTTAATGGGAAGCAGGAATTAAGACCCCCTCCACCTGTTATAGAAGGACCCGAAATTTTTGAGATGCTACAAAATGCTGAGAATGTCTTTGGAAAGAAGCAAAGTACATCAAATAGTTTCCCATGGAATTGGAAAAAAAGATCAATTTTCTTTGAATTGCCTTACTGGCACAAGAACCCACTGCGTCATAACTTAGATGTCATGCACATAGAGAAGAATATACTTGACAGTGTAATTGGAACTCTCTTGGATATCCCAGGCAAGACAAAGGACCATTTGAATGCTCGATATGACTTAAAAGATTTGGGTATCTGGAAAAATCTTCAACCAAAGGAGGTGAATAATGGCAAGAGAACAAAGTTGGCAAAGGCATGCTTTTCTATGACTGCTACAGAGAAGTCAGTTTTTTGTGGTGTTTTGAAGACAACAAAGCTACCTGATGGCAGTGTTTCGAATATATCACGCTGTGTACACATCTAG